A DNA window from Streptomyces sp. CA-278952 contains the following coding sequences:
- the ctaD gene encoding aa3-type cytochrome oxidase subunit I, with amino-acid sequence MPVRRGEPGNVVIKWMTTTDHKTIGTLYLVTSFAFFCVGGLLALVMRAELARPGIQLISNEQFNQAFTMHGTIMLLMFATPLFAGFANWIMPLQIGAPDVAFPRLNMFAYWLYLFGSLIAVAGFLTPQGAADFGWFAYSPLNDAVRSPGIGADMWIMGLAFSGFGTILGSVNFITTIICMRAPGMTMFRMPIFTWNVLLTGVLVLLAFPVLAAALLALEADRKFGAHVFDAANGGALLWQHLFWFFGHPEVYIIALPFFGIVTEILPVFSRKPVFGYIGLVAATIAIAGLSATVWAHHMFVTGGVLLPFFSFMTFLIAVPTGVKFFNWIGTMWKGSLSMETPMLWAVGFLVTFLFGGLTGIILASPPLDFHVSDSYFVVAHFHYVVFGTVVFAMFAGFHFWWPKFTGKMLDERLGKMTFWTLFVGFHGTFLVQHWLGAEGMPRRYADYLDADGFTALNTISTISSFLLGLSILPFFYNIWKTAKYGRKVEVDDPWGYGRSLEWATSCPPPRHNFVTLPRIRSESPAFDLHHPAVRSLEEATNRPQDSTIVAPGDRHE; translated from the coding sequence ATGCCGGTACGGCGCGGCGAACCCGGCAACGTGGTCATCAAGTGGATGACCACCACGGACCACAAGACGATCGGCACGCTCTACCTTGTCACCTCCTTCGCGTTCTTCTGCGTGGGAGGGCTCCTGGCGCTGGTGATGCGAGCCGAACTGGCCCGGCCCGGTATCCAGCTGATCTCGAACGAGCAGTTCAACCAGGCGTTCACGATGCACGGCACCATCATGCTGCTGATGTTCGCGACGCCGCTGTTCGCCGGATTCGCGAACTGGATCATGCCGCTGCAGATCGGCGCGCCCGACGTGGCGTTCCCGCGGCTGAACATGTTCGCGTACTGGCTGTACCTCTTCGGCTCGCTCATCGCGGTGGCCGGCTTCCTCACCCCGCAGGGCGCGGCCGACTTCGGCTGGTTCGCCTACTCCCCGCTCAACGACGCGGTCCGCTCGCCGGGCATCGGCGCCGACATGTGGATCATGGGTCTGGCCTTCTCCGGCTTCGGGACGATCCTCGGCTCGGTCAACTTCATCACCACGATCATCTGCATGCGCGCACCCGGCATGACGATGTTCCGCATGCCGATCTTCACCTGGAACGTCCTACTGACCGGCGTTCTGGTCCTGCTGGCCTTCCCGGTCCTCGCCGCGGCTTTGCTGGCGCTAGAGGCCGACCGTAAGTTCGGTGCCCATGTCTTCGACGCCGCCAACGGCGGCGCCCTGCTGTGGCAGCACCTGTTCTGGTTCTTCGGCCACCCCGAGGTCTACATCATCGCCCTGCCGTTCTTCGGCATCGTCACGGAGATCCTCCCGGTCTTCAGCCGTAAGCCGGTCTTCGGCTATATCGGCCTGGTCGCGGCCACCATCGCCATCGCGGGCCTGTCCGCGACCGTGTGGGCGCACCACATGTTCGTCACGGGCGGTGTGCTGCTGCCGTTCTTCTCCTTCATGACCTTCCTCATCGCCGTGCCGACAGGCGTGAAATTCTTCAACTGGATCGGCACCATGTGGAAGGGGTCGCTCTCCATGGAGACCCCGATGCTCTGGGCCGTCGGTTTCCTGGTCACCTTCCTCTTCGGCGGTCTGACCGGGATCATTCTCGCCTCACCGCCCCTGGACTTCCACGTCTCCGACTCGTACTTCGTCGTCGCCCACTTCCATTACGTGGTATTCGGCACCGTGGTGTTCGCGATGTTCGCCGGATTCCATTTCTGGTGGCCGAAATTCACCGGGAAGATGCTGGATGAACGGCTTGGGAAGATGACGTTCTGGACACTCTTCGTCGGATTTCACGGGACGTTCCTCGTTCAGCACTGGCTCGGGGCCGAGGGCATGCCACGCCGTTACGCGGACTACCTCGACGCCGACGGCTTCACCGCGCTGAACACGATCTCCACCATTTCCTCCTTTCTGCTGGGCCTGTCGATCCTGCCGTTCTTCTACAACATCTGGAAGACCGCCAAGTACGGCAGGAAGGTCGAGGTCGACGACCCGTGGGGCTACGGCCGTTCGCTGGAATGGGCCACCTCCTGCCCGCCGCCCCGGCACAACTTCGTCACCCTGCCGCGGATCCGTTCCGAATCCCCGGCGTTCGACCTGCACCACCCGGCGGTCCGCTCTCTGGAGGAAGCCACCAACCGCCCCCAGGACTCCACGATCGTCGCGCCGGGGGACCGGCACGAATGA
- a CDS encoding NADPH-dependent F420 reductase, with protein sequence MGHPSPSGASGRQGHSNGLTAVPRFPADATKTGRQRPGVDQLFPRGPGGPGNSSSGTGVGEPTESLLSSSTPVHSSPLGKLRKVGSMKIGIIGAGNIGGNLTRRLTALGHEVAVANSRGPHTLTALAEETGAKPVPASEAARGAQVVVVTVPLKAVPDLPDGFLDGAAEGAAVIDTGNYYPQQRDGRIAAIEDGLPESRWTERQIGHPVIKAFNGTYAQDILNRGRPQGTPGRQALPVAGDDPKAKQAVRDLIDELGFDTVDSGGLDESWRQQPGTPVYGSQGDVDAIVKALSEASQERTAEWRA encoded by the coding sequence GTGGGACATCCTTCCCCGTCCGGGGCGAGCGGCCGACAAGGACACTCAAATGGCCTAACCGCTGTCCCACGGTTCCCGGCGGACGCAACCAAAACAGGGCGTCAACGTCCGGGCGTCGATCAGCTATTCCCTCGCGGGCCCGGCGGACCCGGGAATAGCTCCTCCGGTACCGGAGTTGGTGAACCGACAGAATCACTTCTCTCCTCCTCCACTCCTGTCCACTCTTCTCCACTCGGCAAGCTTCGGAAGGTCGGATCCATGAAGATCGGCATCATCGGCGCGGGCAACATCGGCGGCAACCTGACGCGACGTCTCACCGCCCTCGGGCATGAGGTGGCGGTCGCCAACTCCCGCGGCCCCCACACGCTCACCGCCCTCGCCGAAGAGACGGGGGCGAAGCCGGTGCCCGCGTCGGAGGCTGCGCGAGGCGCCCAGGTGGTCGTCGTCACCGTGCCGCTGAAGGCCGTGCCCGACCTGCCCGACGGATTCCTCGACGGTGCGGCGGAGGGCGCCGCGGTCATCGACACGGGCAACTACTACCCGCAGCAGCGCGACGGCCGCATCGCCGCCATCGAGGACGGGCTGCCCGAGAGCCGGTGGACGGAGCGGCAGATCGGTCACCCCGTGATCAAGGCGTTCAACGGCACGTACGCCCAGGACATCCTGAACCGGGGCCGCCCGCAGGGCACTCCGGGCCGGCAGGCGCTCCCCGTGGCGGGCGACGACCCGAAGGCCAAACAGGCGGTCCGCGACCTCATCGATGAGTTGGGCTTCGACACGGTCGACAGCGGCGGCCTGGACGAATCCTGGCGCCAGCAGCCCGGCACGCCGGTGTACGGCAGCCAGGGCGACGTCGACGCCATCGTGAAGGCCCTCTCGGAAGCATCGCAGGAGCGCACCGCTGAGTGGCGCGCCTGA
- a CDS encoding Asp23/Gls24 family envelope stress response protein, whose product MTADTRRDRVAGAAAEAARGVRGVAFLRPGMADLLRTRIAERTPRRAPLTGNRTPGVRVGRDENDGWHIDIRFVLCRGHRALDVTRAVQAAVGAVLPEEPVVSLRITVTGVV is encoded by the coding sequence ATGACCGCGGACACACGCCGGGACCGGGTGGCCGGGGCTGCCGCCGAGGCCGCTCGGGGCGTGCGGGGCGTCGCGTTCCTGCGCCCCGGCATGGCGGACCTGCTACGCACCCGGATCGCCGAGCGCACCCCGCGCCGCGCCCCATTGACCGGGAACAGGACACCGGGAGTGCGGGTCGGCCGGGACGAGAACGACGGCTGGCACATCGACATCCGGTTCGTCCTGTGCCGTGGTCACCGGGCGCTCGACGTCACCAGGGCCGTCCAGGCCGCGGTCGGCGCCGTGCTGCCGGAGGAGCCAGTTGTCTCGCTCCGGATCACTGTGACGGGCGTCGTCTGA
- a CDS encoding RNA polymerase sigma factor, translated as MPGDGNQLTERAPDAAPSDEALLVVRAGEGDEEAFEVLVRRHGPVMLQLATRLLGDRADAEDAVQDAFVSAWRKLPEFRRDASFHTWLYRIVTNRCLNRLRARRPAADLDSVPEQAAPEHQASPARAVESRAAVDALAEAMASLSPEQRVCWVLREMQGLSYESIAGTVGISLQAVRGRVFRARRSLTEAMSAWR; from the coding sequence GTGCCCGGCGACGGGAATCAGCTGACGGAGCGCGCGCCGGACGCCGCGCCGTCCGACGAGGCACTGCTGGTCGTGAGGGCGGGGGAGGGGGACGAGGAGGCCTTCGAGGTGCTCGTGCGCAGGCACGGCCCCGTGATGTTGCAACTGGCGACGCGGCTTCTCGGCGACCGGGCGGACGCGGAGGACGCCGTACAGGACGCTTTCGTGAGCGCCTGGCGAAAACTCCCCGAGTTCCGCCGGGACGCCTCCTTCCACACCTGGCTCTACCGCATCGTCACCAACCGCTGCCTCAACCGGCTCAGAGCCCGCAGACCGGCGGCGGACCTCGACTCGGTGCCCGAGCAGGCCGCCCCCGAACACCAGGCGTCCCCCGCCCGTGCGGTGGAGTCGCGGGCGGCCGTCGACGCGCTGGCCGAGGCGATGGCGAGCCTCTCACCCGAACAGCGGGTGTGCTGGGTGCTGCGTGAGATGCAGGGACTGTCGTACGAGAGCATCGCGGGAACGGTCGGAATCAGTCTGCAGGCGGTCCGCGGCCGGGTTTTCCGGGCCCGCCGCTCCTTGACGGAGGCGATGAGCGCATGGCGATGA